A genomic segment from Toxotes jaculatrix isolate fToxJac2 chromosome 6, fToxJac2.pri, whole genome shotgun sequence encodes:
- the LOC121182868 gene encoding uncharacterized protein LOC121182868 produces the protein MARMPASGDTEQEQMSCPERRRDEDDEEEDEDEIQEVQITGEEEDEDEESNRDGVELEWESGSTVLDSSGSAAEIQAVVMRSMDRGEEEGEADPFSSSIRAGLESQLEGDLQRSERNRLSENTRLATRYAVRIFREYLSEKAQSPDFETLDKEALCAVLRSFYAEARSKSGQLYSKSSLISIRSSLNRYLNEPPYCRTLDLTKDPELRSANLTLAAVIRRLEEQGAGPVVQKQAITRSDLRKLYESSVFNTDTPFGLLNKVWFETCMYFCTRGRENQRELEEDSFGLAVDEDGRKFVYFKALGPYHKSRSAAWTKKRPDSDEDTLPRMYETGTEQCPYASFVRYVSKRNPLCRAFFQRPRDHCCASDVTWYENKAIGKNLLGTRMQMLSRAAKLSKTYTNHCIGAVSIATLNSIVGAAGSRPTTTLYVASETVNGHAQSHLQLVIPYLRRVTDSADVKPQRTTTAAAAANTDSTTATRRVSAEEDPGPPYAKKLCVRPGARAESPEERNESESAPARATEPHIHTQPAVRFPVAAATQHPDRLLAVSSRPEAAAMIPNQHHFSKTLSQGTPASSQDVTGYSVIGSLHKKESPDSGSGSSSSSSSMSSQQLVSVSSVSPLGSAGIPMPAQLTKTNAPVHIDVGGHMYTSSLATLTKYPESRIGRLFDGSEPIVLDSLKQHYFIDRDGHMFRYILNFLRTSKLLIPDDFKEYSLLYEEAGFFQLAPLQTELERWRTERERGSVCRECECVVVHVAPELGERINVSAHRAVIEEVFPEVRDITSNSLNTSCNQESTHIIRFPLNGYCHLNSVQVLERLQQRGFWIAGSCGGGVDSSQFSEYILRREGRGSQHQPPTLVRIKQELMD, from the exons ATGGCGAGAATGCCTGCCAGCGGAGACACGGAGCAGGAGCAGATGAGCTGCCCCGAGAGGAGAAGGGATGAGGATgacgaggaagaggatgaagatgagatCCAGGAGGTCCAGATAACcggggaggaagaggacgaggacgaggagTCCAACAGAGATGGTGTGGAGCTGGAGTGGGAGTCGGGGAGCACTGTGTTGGACTCCAGCGGTTCCGCCGCGGAAATACAAGCGGTCGTTATGCGGAGTATGGAccggggagaggaggagggagaggcggaccccttcagcagcagcatccgCGCTGGGCTGGAATCTCAACTGGAGGGAGACCTTCAGCGGTCAGAGCGGAACAGACTGAGCGAGAACACCCGCCTGGCCACCCGGTATGCGGTGAGGATCTTCAGGGAGTACCTCAGTGAAAAAGCCCAAAGTCCAGACTTTGAAACTCTGGACAAGGAGGCGCTCTGCGCGGTGCTGCGCTCTTTTTACGCGGAGGCGCGCTCCAAAAGTGGACAGTTGTACAGCAAGTCGTCCCTCATCAGCATCCGCAGCTCGCTGAACCGGTACCTGAACGAGCCACCCTACTGCCGCACCTTAGACCTTACCAAGGACCCCGAGCTGCGCAGCGCCAACCTGACCCTGGCCGCGGTTATACGAAGGCTGGAGGAGCAAGGCGCCGGTCCTGTGGTGCAGAAACAAGCCATCACGCGCTCGGACCTGCGGAAACTCTACGAGTCCTCTGTCTTCAACACCGACACGCCGTTTGGACTGCTCAACAAAGTCTGGTTCGAGACCTGTATGTATTTCTGCACCAGGGGCCGAGAGAACCAGCGGGAACTGGAGGAGGACTCGTTCGGCCTGGCCGTGGACGAGGACGGAAGAAAGTTTGTCTATTTTAAAGCTCTCGGACCGTACCACAAGTCCCGCTCCGCCGCTTGGACCAAGAAGCGTCCGGACTCAGATGAGGACACCTTGCCGCGGATGTACGAGACGGGCACGGAGCAGTGTCCATACGCCAGCTTCGTCCGGTACGTATCCAAACGGAACCCGCTCTGCAGGGCGTTCTTCCAGCGGCCCCGGGACCACTGCTGCGCGAGCGACGTGACGTGGTACGAGAACAAAGCCATCGGTAAGAACCTGTTGGGCACGAGGATGCAGATGTTGTCGCGAGCTGCCAAACTCTCCAAGACCTACACCAACCACTGCATCGGCGCCGTCTCCATAGCAACGCTAAACAGCATCGTGGGCGCCGCGGGCTCCAGGCCCACGACGACGCTTTACGTTGCCTCGGAAACGGTCAACGGTCACGCGCAGTCCCACCTCCAGCTCGTGATCCCGTACCTACGCCGGGTCACAGACTCTGCGGATGTGAAGCCGCAGCGGACAacgacagcggcggcagcagcgaaCACAGACTCAACAACAGCAACGAGGAGAGTCAGCGCCGAGGAGGACCCGGGGCCTCCTTACGCGAAGAAGCTGTGCGTGCGCCCCGGGGCACGCGCGGAGTCGCCTGAGGAGCGGAACGAGAGCGAGTCTGCGCCTGCGAGAGCTACGGAGCCCCATATTCATACGCAGCCCGCCGTCCGGTTCCCGGTCGCTGCGGCCACACAG CATCCTGACAGGCTTCTGGCAGTATCCAGCCGTCCTGAGGCTGCAGCTATGATTCCAAACCAGCATCACTTCTCTAAAACTCTGAGCCAAGGCACACCAGCAAGTTCACAGGATGTCACAGGGTACAGTGTGATTGGCTCTTTGCATAAGAAG GAAAGCCCTGACAGCGggagtggcagcagcagcagcagcagcagcatgtcgAGTCAGCAGCtagtctctgtgtcttctgtgtctccTTTGGGCTCTGCTGGTATCCCCATGCCAGCACAGCTCACCAAAACCAACGCACCTGTCCACATTGACGTAGGAGGACACATGTACACCAGCAGTCTGGCCACCCTCACCAAGTACCCTGAGTCAcg GATCGGTCGTCTGTTTGATGGAAGTGAACCCATCGTGCTGGACAGCCTGAAGCAGCATTACTTCATTGACCGAGATGGACACATGTTCCGCTACATACTAAACTTTCTCCGGACCTCGAAGCTCCTCATCCCCGATGACTTCAAA gaatACTCCCTGCTGTACGAAGAGGCCGGTTTCTTCCAGTTGGCTCCTCTGCAGACTGAGCTGGAGCGCTGGAGGACAGAGCGGGAGCGCGGGAGCGTGTGTCGGGAGTGCGAGTGTGTCGTGGTTCATGTGGCTCCGGAGCTCGGAGAGAGGATCAACGTGAGCGCCCACCGGGCCGTGATTGAGGAGGTTTTCCCCGAAGTCAGAGACATCACGTCCAACTCGCTGAACACCAGCTGCAACCAGGAGTCCACACACATCATTCGCTTCCCGCTCAACGGCTACTGCCACCTCAACTCTGTGCAG gtgCTGGAGCGGTTACAGCAGAGAGGGTTCTGGATCGCAGGTTCATGCGGCGGTGGAGTGGACTCTTCTCAGTTCAGTGAATATATCCTACGGAGGGAGGGTCGGGGCAGCCAGCACCAGCCCCCCACCCTCGTACGAATCAAACAGGAACTCATGGACTGA